The sequence TCGTCAAGTATGGCCAACTTCGGGCGAACCATTAAGGCTCTCGCTATGAGCAACTTTCTTGCCATCCCCTTTGAATAGGTCGCTACCTTGTCGTTCAGCCTCTCCCCGAGGCCGCTCAGCTCCATCCCCAGCTTGAGCATCTTCCTGGCTTTCTTTTCGTCCTTGGCGTAGAGCTTCGCCATGAACTCCAGGTACTCTTTTCCCGTCAGGTTCTTGTATGCCCCAGCCTCCTCTGGAAGGTAGCTTATCAGCTCGCGGACCTTCGGAGCATCCTTAACGACATCGTAACCTGCTATCCTCGCTGTCCCCCCCGTCGGCTTGAGAAGCGTTGAGAGTATCTTCAGGGTAGTGCTCTTTCCGGCACCGTTCGGGCCGATGAGTCCAAAGATCTCGCCCTTCTCAATGGAAAAATTAATTCCTCTGAGGGCCTTTACCTTGCCGTAATTCTTCTCCAAGTTCAGAACCTCGACCATTGACATCTTTCATCCTCTCCCATCGCTAATCCACCTCGTAGATAAAGATTTCCTCAATCGGCCTATTGAAAAAACGGGCTATCTTGAAGGCCAACCTCAGCGAGGGGTCGTACTTCCCCCTTTCG is a genomic window of Thermococcus sp. containing:
- a CDS encoding ABC transporter ATP-binding protein, translated to MSMVEVLNLEKNYGKVKALRGINFSIEKGEIFGLIGPNGAGKSTTLKILSTLLKPTGGTARIAGYDVVKDAPKVRELISYLPEEAGAYKNLTGKEYLEFMAKLYAKDEKKARKMLKLGMELSGLGERLNDKVATYSKGMARKLLIARALMVRPKLAILDEPASGLDIVNAYAIRQMIRRFAGEEGVTFLLSSHNMLEVEFLCHRVALINRGQIIEIGTPKELKEKYGAENLEEVFMTAVGAKIGKATGGEGA
- a CDS encoding helix-turn-helix transcriptional regulator, whose translation is MKNRLRELREEKGLTQEELARILGVTRQTIIAIERGKYDPSLRLAFKIARFFNRPIEEIFIYEVD